The Xyrauchen texanus isolate HMW12.3.18 chromosome 19, RBS_HiC_50CHRs, whole genome shotgun sequence genome segment cgaaCTGTGTCCAACGACATGATCCACACAAtaaatttgtcattgaataatgtctcttttaatatcctttcttttctttacagtcagttgttgatttaaaaacaataaaataatattcactTACTGGCTGATTCCAGTAATCTTAAAGACACAGTACCAACTTGGCACGTGCTCTACATATCAATATAAATATAGTTgaggacagaagtttacatacaccttacaaatacatttaaactcagtttttcataatttagacatttaatcgtagaaaacattcactgtcttaggtcagttatgatcactattttattttaagaatgtgaaatgtcagaataatagtagagagaattacttACTTCAGCTTTTCtatctttcatcatattcccagtgggtcagaagtttacatacactttgttagtatttggtagtattgcctttaaatagttttaacttgggtcaaacattttgggttgccttccacaagcttctaacaataagttgctggaattttggctcattcctccagacagaactggtgtatctgagtcaggattgtaggcctccttgcttgcacacactttttcttttcagttctgaccacaaatgttctattggattgaggtcagggctttggggtggccactacaataccttgattttgttgtccttaaaccattttgccacaactttggaggtatgcttggggtcaatgtcaatttggaagacccattatccacataattgtccttcctcatgatgccatctattttgtgaagtgcaccagtcgctccagcagtaaagcaccccctcaacatgatgctgccacccccatgcttcacggttggggtggtgttcttcggcttgtgagcctcaccctttttccaaacttttttgttgcatcagaccagaggaaatttctccaaaaagtaagacctttttccccatgtgcacttgcaaactgtagcctggcttttttatggtgattttggagcATTGCCTTCTTCCTTGCAGAGTGGCCTTTCAGATTACATCGATatatgacttgttttactgtggatatagatacttgtctacctgtttcctccagcatcttcacaaggtcctttgctgttgttctgggattgatttgcactttttgcaccaaaatactttcatctctaggagacagaatgcgtctccttcctgagtggtatgatggctgcgtggttccATGTAGGGGTGTGCGATATATATCTTCTACAATATTATCGCAATTGTTGTTTTAACGATATGCAAAATCACATTATCGAGTATGTCACTCAATTTCAAAAACCAATCAAAAAGCTGTATTAAGTGTCCAAGAATTCACTGCGTGCTGTAGCAAAGTAGTATATACTACTGCACATGCGTATTCAGATTGTGATGTTGCACATTAGATTGCGGTATGACAGTAGTAATAAATGAGCGAAGAAACGGCTAGAGGAGAAGATCATCAAACACCAACAACCTCACAACCCACGATAGATTTAATTGCTAGACGTGGGTAGTCATCAATAGCATGGAGTTGGTTTGGTTTTGAAAGGTCAGATGCTAGTAAAAAAAATGGCAATCTGCAAACTGCCGAAAAtttattacagtcaaaaacaACTCGATGACCTACCTGTTTCACCATCTTCGAACTACCCAACGCACTGAATATGAAAAGCTTTGCGAGTCAACTGAACACAACACGCCTGCAGCTGACAGGgtaaaagcaaaaaaacacaCTCAACAAATTTTGGCcgaatcatttagcaaaaaagtTCCTTACAACAAAAAAAGCGACAGATGCCAAGAAATAACAAATGCTGTCATCAATTACATTGCAGAAGACATGGTGCCAATTCAAGCGGTTGATAGAGATGGTTTTAAACTACTTTTGAAGACATTCTCTTCtacaaaacattgttttttttgaaggatgcaaaatataatttgtttatcgttatcggcaaaatcccagaaaatatttagatataattttttgtcaatatcgcacacccctagtcccatggtgtttatacttgggtACTGTTGTctatacagatgaacgtggtaacttcaggcatttggaaattgctcccaaggttgaaccagacttgtggaggtcaacaGTTTGTTttctgagttcttggctgatttctttttgattttcccatgatgtcaagcaaagaggcactgagtttgaaggtagacctttaaatacacccacaggtacacctccaatttagtacacctccaatcagaagctaattgtctaaaagcttgacatccttttctggaatattccaagctgcttaaaggcacagttcacttagtgtatgtaaacttctgacccactggaattgtgatatagtcaattaaaagtgaaacaatctgtctgtaaacaattgttggaaaaattactcatgtaatgtacaaagtagatgtcctaaacgacttgccaaatctatagtttgctaatatgaaatctgtggagtggttaaaaaataaaaaaaactcttcaactttacctttaaatattacaaattacacatgttaaaaaGAAACATGTGATATGAAAAGCTAATGAAAATAGTATTtgtgaaattaatattttcaagttgtGCCTAGAAGGTCCCTTTTATAATTAACAGAATTAACTGAgaaagaatttctttcatatgtaagcaagatgatatcatcatcacccatatgaatcgatattgaatcgcATCTAATCGAGACCTTGTATGCCGAAATCGAATCGGgtaatctgtatcaatacccagaccTATGCGGTACCAAAATGAATGACTCCTACAGTAGGAGCCTGTTCTTTCTGGTGAATCCGACTTCCATCATGTCCAGCTTGAAATTAACCAAGAACTGTTACCGTGTTACAGTATCTAATGTTGTACTAAATTAAGGTCTTTAAATCAGGAAGTGCatttactgactggttgttcatatgacaatgtgtagttaaataTAGGCCAACACGTTACAAGTTTTATTGTAATCagtggaattttataaaaaattaatgaCCCTAAAATGCTTGTAAAAAGTCTCTCTGCTTTGATGATATCTGAAGTGATCCTATCATTTGGCAGCAGGCTGCCAAGGAaagtaaatgcaataagaattgcatttcttatttccaaacatTTCTTCCACAAATGTAAGAATCTTTAATTGAGACACTAAGGAATTGGAGTCCAAATCGGAACTGGAAATGTTAAATTATGATTCCCATCCCCagtgaaaaagaaaatcatacaggtttggaacaacataggcTGAgtgaatgattacagaattttcatttttgtgagaaCAAACCCTTTAACTGTTGTTAGAACtagataatgttttaaaaaattgaATCTAGTGAGAGAGACCAGGTTCATCCAAAGACTGTCTGCAAGGTATGTGGAACGAGGGAGCGTGATCTCTTTCAGATTTCACATTGCAGAATTAATGACATTACAGTATGTCTCTCAATGCTAATTGACTTGCTCGTGATCgtgaggtgtgtgtgtatttaaccgtgtctgttgcTTTGCGCTAAACGTGTTGCTCGGACAGTTGGATGACAAGCATGGCAGTCATGATACAAGTCTGACACAGAATGAGCATGTAAAACGAGTCACAAGGGCTCTATAACTCTATAATGTTTCTGTCAGCTTCACAGATGAACAGAATGTAGAAAAGATGtggaaaataagtttttttttttttcttttttctttctgtttgttaCTTTACATTGGGCCAtttcttttaatcatttaattttcaGACCTTTGCAAAAAGAGTTTTAGCCCTCTTGAGATTATGCCATTGTCTTTTAATTTAATATCTTTGGGAACTTTCTATTGTAGTAGCAAGTTGGAATCACTGCAGCCAAATATCTAGGGATTCCCATTTTATTTATCCTCTCAATTATGGAACCTTATCTCACTGTCACGCAATCTTAGATCCTTTAGTAACTGAGATTCAGTGCATTtcatctccttctctctctctgtctcccactTCAACCTCTCTAAGGGCCGCTGTGCACGGGATAACTGCAAGTACCTGCATCCTCCGCCTCATCTGAAGACGCAGCTGGAGATAAATGGCAGGAACAACCTGATCCAGCAGAAGACTGCAGCCGCTATGCTGGCCCAGCAGATGCAGTTCATGCTGCCTGGAGCTCAGCTGCAGCCCATAGTGAGAGCACATTATCAGAGCTTTTTAGTTTGAAGTCCTAAAACCAGGAAAAGTATTCCCATTTTTGagtatttagaattttttaatgggtttcacattttgttttacagCATAATTACTCTCAAAATGACCTCAAATGTACATTTCAGGCCgctgttttctttaaaaattgaAGTTGCTCAATAAGGACTTCAATGGACACAAGGTTGCAGTCTTGACGAATCAGACAACCATTGTAGTCCTTGTAGTAACTTGTTAACTTGTGATTTAAAGGGTAAACCAAGTCATAACAAATTTATGTATGAGGTCTGACTgttcaaattataaaacaaaatgttaaagtCTCTTTAAATAATggtaaccacagaccttattttactcataaatcgaaAACAACTTTTTTAAAAACCAGTTGGAATTTCCTGAGGGAGCCAAACCAAATTTGAGCTATTTGTTTTGGCCTAAAAATGTACTTCATGACCAAACAGCTCAATAACGTTTGGATCATCACTGTTTCTCTTGGCTTTGAAACTTTGGTTCATTGCCCCCTTTTGTTcttctgtctttttctttaaTCCAGACCTCTTTCCCAGTAACTCATTCCTTGGCCAACAGTCCAAGCATGGCATTCAGTCCGTACCTGAGTCACATGAGTCCGGGCATCAGCCTCATGCCCGAACTTCTGCCCAGCGCCCCCATGCTTGTCCCAGGGAGTCCCACCGGTATTGCCATGGGCAATGGAAACTCAACGCAGAAACATGTTCGCACAGACAAGCTTGAGGTGTTAAACAGTAACAAACTTGCTTTTATTTAAGGAGTTAGCAAGATTCACTCTTACTTTTCCTCATATTTAGGTTAGAgatctaaaaaataaaacttatcttaaagggatagtgcactcataaattacaattctctcatcatttactcaccctcatgccacccagatgtgtatgattttctttctttagcagaacacaaacaaagatttttagaaaaatgatctcatctctaggtcctcacaatgcaagtgaatggtgaccagaactttgaagccttAAAAGGATGtaaatgcagcattaaagtaatgtataagaatccagtggttaaatccttgtcttcagaGACTGTATGATGGGTGTAGGTGATAAACAGATCATGATGCaagtttttttgtaattattattattattattttactataaatctccactttcacattcttttatttttgtgcgTATAGCCACATACTGatcatggaggagaatttatagtgaaaaaggaattatatttacGTCTGTTCTCACCTGAAATCAATTAGGTTGCtccagaagacatagatttaaccaccacCATATaaaagtatggattacttttatgctgcctttatgtgctttttggagcttcaaagttctgttcaccattcacttgcattatatggaccaacagagatctggcatggtatgagggtgagtaaatgatgagagaattttcatttttgggtgaactattcctttaaaatgaaaattctgtcatggtttactcacactcatgttgtttctgtatgactttctttgttctgtgaaATACAAAAGGAATGTAAATTAAATGCCTGTTCTCTGCTATCCTGCTCTTAGGTGTGTCGGGAGTTCCAGCGAGGAAATTGCACACGTGGGGAGAATGACTGTCGCTATGCCCACCCCATCGAAGCCGCCATGGTGGACGGCAGCGAGAACTCCGTCATTGTTTGCATGGATTACATCAAGGGCCGTTGCACCCGCGACAAGTGCAAGTACTTTCACCCACCTGCTCACCTACAGGCCCGGATAAAGGCGGCACAGCATCAAGCCAGCCAGAATGCTGCTGCCATGGTGAGTCACAGGATGGCCCATGCATGGtcccattacaatgacatcaTTAACTTGAATTCTCATAATTATAACAAGTACAACACACATCACTTCTCTGACTCACCTATCCTTAGAACTCTATGTGGGATGGGGTCTCATGTGTCTAAGTACAGGATATGATAAAACCCTCAGTGAAGACATCAATATGATCATTGTGAGACGTTGAAATTTGGAATAGTAGCAT includes the following:
- the mbnl3 gene encoding muscleblind-like protein 3 isoform X6 translates to MAVNVTMGRDTKWLTLEVCREFQRGTCSRSDTECKFAHPSRTCHVENGRVIACFDSLKGRCARDNCKYLHPPPHLKTQLEINGRNNLIQQKTAAAMLAQQMQFMLPGAQLQPITSFPVTHSLANSPSMAFSPYLSHMSPGISLMPELLPSAPMLVPGSPTGIAMGNGNSTQKHVRTDKLEVCREFQRGNCTRGENDCRYAHPIEAAMVDGSENSVIVCMDYIKGRCTRDKCKYFHPPAHLQARIKAAQHQASQNAAAMALPPGAMQQLPKRQTLEKTNGTAAVFNPSMFHYQQALASMQLQQPAFIPAVPMMHGATTSTVSSATTQVTNVPFAESATSNQTLPRY
- the mbnl3 gene encoding muscleblind-like protein 3 isoform X3, whose translation is MAVNVTMGRDTKWLTLEVCREFQRGTCSRSDTECKFAHPSRTCHVENGRVIACFDSLKGRCARDNCKYLHPPPHLKTQLEINGRNNLIQQKTAAAMLAQQMQFMLPGAQLQPITSFPVTHSLANSPSMAFSPYLSHMSPGISLMPELLPSAPMLVPGSPTGIAMGNGNSTQKHVRTDKLEVCREFQRGNCTRGENDCRYAHPIEAAMVDGSENSVIVCMDYIKGRCTRDKCKYFHPPAHLQARIKAAQHQASQNAAAMALPPGAMQQLPKRQTLEKTNGTAAVFNPSMFHYQQALASMQLQQPAFIPAGSVFCMTPSGGIGLFKPPGPMTEGRWERRDWTSCRAPQSRYLSGPGHTVPMMHGATTSTVSSATTQVTNVPFAESATSNQ
- the mbnl3 gene encoding muscleblind-like protein 3 isoform X2, with the translated sequence MAVNVTMGRDTKWLTLEVCREFQRGTCSRSDTECKFAHPSRTCHVENGRVIACFDSLKGRCARDNCKYLHPPPHLKTQLEINGRNNLIQQKTAAAMLAQQMQFMLPGAQLQPITSFPVTHSLANSPSMAFSPYLSHMSPGISLMPELLPSAPMLVPGSPTGIAMGNGNSTQKHVRTDKLEVCREFQRGNCTRGENDCRYAHPIEAAMVDGSENSVIVCMDYIKGRCTRDKCKYFHPPAHLQARIKAAQHQASQNAAAMALPPGAMQQLPKRQTLEKTNGTAAVFNPSMFHYQQALASMQLQQPAFIPAGSVFCMTPSGGIGLFKPPGPMTEGRWERRDWTSCRAPQSRYLSGPGHTVPMMHGATTSTVSSATTQVTNVPFAESATSNQPPC
- the mbnl3 gene encoding muscleblind-like protein 3 isoform X5, yielding MAVNVTMGRDTKWLTLEVCREFQRGTCSRSDTECKFAHPSRTCHVENGRVIACFDSLKGRCARDNCKYLHPPPHLKTQLEINGRNNLIQQKTAAAMLAQQMQFMLPGAQLQPITSFPVTHSLANSPSMAFSPYLSHMSPGISLMPELLPSAPMLVPGSPTGIAMGNGNSTQKHVRTDKLEVCREFQRGNCTRGENDCRYAHPIEAAMVDGSENSVIVCMDYIKGRCTRDKCKYFHPPAHLQARIKAAQHQASQNAAAMALPPGAMQQLPKRQTLEKTNGTAAVFNPSMFHYQQALASMQLQQPAFIPADAAEVLSADPVDLQCVPMEAHFCPVPKLLVAAPMTLNPVSISRNPS
- the mbnl3 gene encoding muscleblind-like protein 3 isoform X4, with protein sequence MAVNVTMGRDTKWLTLEVCREFQRGTCSRSDTECKFAHPSRTCHVENGRVIACFDSLKGRCARDNCKYLHPPPHLKTQLEINGRNNLIQQKTAAAMLAQQMQFMLPGAQLQPITSFPVTHSLANSPSMAFSPYLSHMSPGISLMPELLPSAPMLVPGSPTGIAMGNGNSTQKHVRTDKLEVCREFQRGNCTRGENDCRYAHPIEAAMVDGSENSVIVCMDYIKGRCTRDKCKYFHPPAHLQARIKAAQHQASQNAAAMALPPGAMQQLPKRQTLEKTNGTAAVFNPSMFHYQQALASMQLQQPAFIPAGLFKPPGPMTEGRWERRDWTSCRAPQSRYLSGPGHTVPMMHGATTSTVSSATTQVTNVPFAESATSNQTLPRY
- the mbnl3 gene encoding muscleblind-like protein 3 isoform X1, translating into MAVNVTMGRDTKWLTLEVCREFQRGTCSRSDTECKFAHPSRTCHVENGRVIACFDSLKGRCARDNCKYLHPPPHLKTQLEINGRNNLIQQKTAAAMLAQQMQFMLPGAQLQPITSFPVTHSLANSPSMAFSPYLSHMSPGISLMPELLPSAPMLVPGSPTGIAMGNGNSTQKHVRTDKLEVCREFQRGNCTRGENDCRYAHPIEAAMVDGSENSVIVCMDYIKGRCTRDKCKYFHPPAHLQARIKAAQHQASQNAAAMALPPGAMQQLPKRQTLEKTNGTAAVFNPSMFHYQQALASMQLQQPAFIPAGSVFCMTPSGGIGLFKPPGPMTEGRWERRDWTSCRAPQSRYLSGPGHTVPMMHGATTSTVSSATTQVTNVPFAESATSNQTLPRY
- the mbnl3 gene encoding muscleblind-like protein 3 isoform X7, whose product is MAVNVTMGRDTKWLTLEVCREFQRGTCSRSDTECKFAHPSRTCHVENGRVIACFDSLKGRCARDNCKYLHPPPHLKTQLEINGRNNLIQQKTAAAMLAQQMQFMLPGAQLQPITSFPVTHSLANSPSMAFSPYLSHMSPGISLMPELLPSAPMLVPGSPTGIAMGNGNSTQKHVRTDKLEVCREFQRGNCTRGENDCRYAHPIEAAMVDGSENSVIVCMDYIKGRCTRDKCKYFHPPAHLQARIKAAQHQASQNAAAMALPPGAMQQLPKRQTLEKTNGTAAVFNPSMFHYQQALASMQLQQPAFIPAVPMMHGATTSTVSSATTQVTNVPFAESATSNQ